GCCCGAGGTTCTAAAGTGCATGTGCGCGGCGGCGGGCTCCGGGCCGGTCCGCGCCGCAGCTATCGCCGCCGCCGTGGTGCTGAAGCGGACAGCTCCGGAGTGCCTGACGGCGGCGGCAGCAACTATGACCCGAAAGCGGCGCGGCCCTGCAGCCCCCGCCCGCGGGCGcctgggccggggctgggggcgcCGGCAGCCGCATCGCCGGCCCGCGGTCCTGGCCGCCGCGGGGCTGGGCCCGGAGCCCGCCGCCTGAGCCGGCGCGTCTACACTCCGGACGGCGGCTTCTCCCCCATCCCTTTCAGCACGTCGTCTATCCGGTCATCCTCGATCACCACTGCGCAGGGAGAAAGCGCGTCAGCCGCGCGGCCTCGGGGGGCAGAGGCGAGAATGGGGCCCTGGTCCTCGCGCCCCGCTCAGCTACTGCCCGTGGCCCAGAGACGCCCCTCGGACCTCCGTGCTACAGTGACCTCCCCGTCCGAACTCTCCTGCCGACTCAACCCACTGCTGACCCCAGCTCCCACAGACCAACGCCTCTCCTTGTGGAGGAACGCCCCTCTTCCAAAGACTCCAGCCGTTCAACCTTCCAGTCCAAACCCTCCCGCCGTCTGAGCTCTCCTCCATCCGAGCTGATCGGAAAGCTTTTTGCTCATGGGATCCCCCTCTTCCACCCTCACTTCAACAGAATTCCCTCCTCAAACCGAATCTCCATCTATTCCAGCCCTCTCCCCAACCTAACCTTCTTGCGGCTAGAACCCCTCTTTCGATATTGGCACCAACAGACCCCCTCCTTCCCCATGCAAACAACCAGGACAAGCGAACCCCCGGCCCCCTGCCCATTCTCCAGTCAGACATCCCTCCCCACCCGAAGGTTCTTCCGTAGCATACACCGACTTAGCGTTTGATCCCGAAGAAGCGGCCCGTCGCCCCATGTTCCCACTTAAGGCAGCCCCAAATGCCCCGGCCGGCCCCTCCCCTTCGCCCGGGTGCCAAGGCTCTACTTCCAGAGGTGGCGAGCATCGAATCCGGGGCACTGCCTTCCCAGGATAGGGGAAGAGGGGGACACAACACTGCAGCAGGGACCCCCCCCGCCTCCAACCCCGGCCGGCGAGCGGCTGGCTGCGCTGGTCTGCGGCAAGAGCTGCTGGCGCTTGGCGGGGAACTGCAGCCGGGGGGCGCCCGGCGGAAGGTTTCTGGGTCAAGCGACGACTCCGGGCCCTGGCCGCGTACCTCTCTTGGCTCGGCCGATCTGGCCCAGCTTGGGGGGTCGCTTGGCTTGGTTGCCCGCGAAGAAGGAGTTGGTGTCCTGCAGGCGGCAGCTGAAGGAGAGGTCAGAGCCCTCGGGGTCGGCGCCGAAGCGGCCCATCTTGTCCTCACTGTAGGGCAGGATCTCGGACATGGCGGGTGCGGGGTGGGCGCGGGACTGCGGCGGGGCGCGGGCGGCGGGCTAGCTGCCGGACCGGCCCTAGCTCAGCAGGGGAGCCGGCGGAAAGATGAAGTCATGCAGCATCCGGGGCTGCGAAGCCAAGCGGGGCCTCCTCCCCCGCGCCTCCGCCTCCCGGGCCGCTGggcaggcggcggcggcggcggcggagacCGGGCGGGGGCGGtgcgctgggggcggggggggcggcggcggcgagagCGGAATGACGATGAGCGCCCGACTGCCGCAGAGCGCGGCGGGCGGGGCGCAGTGGAGGTGGGGAAGACACCggccagggcagggagggaggccggccgcgggggtggggtggtgtgCGGACAGGAGCGGGCCCAGCTCTCTGCTGAGGAAAAGGAGCGAAAATGGCAGGGTCCTGCCATTGGCGGGACTGGCTGCTGGGCGAATGGTACCGGCCAACGGGTGCAGGAGGCGGACACCGGAAGCGCTGCGAGGCGGGGGTCGGTACGGCGGAGATGTGCGGGAACCCGCAGGACGCGGGAATAGCTCAGGCCAATAGGTGGTGCCCCCGCCGTTGGCGCCCTCTTGTATAGGGTTGCTCTTCGGGTCTGGCGCGCTCTTTTACAGGGTTGCTTTACGGGTCTTAAACTGttcatctggagcctgtgtttcTCTGACTGCCCTCTGTTTCTGTCTGTGCCTATTTATATGTCAGTCTATCTCCATGTGTCAGCCTGTGTCTGTCTCAGTGCCCCATATC
This genomic window from Kogia breviceps isolate mKogBre1 chromosome 5, mKogBre1 haplotype 1, whole genome shotgun sequence contains:
- the CAMK2N2 gene encoding calcium/calmodulin-dependent protein kinase II inhibitor 2 gives rise to the protein MSEILPYSEDKMGRFGADPEGSDLSFSCRLQDTNSFFAGNQAKRPPKLGQIGRAKRVVIEDDRIDDVLKGMGEKPPSGV